The Actinomycetota bacterium genome has a window encoding:
- a CDS encoding NGG1p interacting factor NIF3, translated as MKLKEVYKLAVKMGMSKDPRGVKGVKRVLDRIKDNYGQLREEEKEFFDIEKLTNPYSDTRILCGDPEMEITGILTGIDLEVPEVLLADRLNEKGERINLLLAHHPEGSALAALPEVMAMQADIWGKLGVPINIGDVLIDKRMKEVHRALLPLNHNRAVDAARLLGFAFMTIHTPADNLVTSFLQKIFDEEKPYAVKDIVDRLKKIPEYNYAAKDGAGPTILVGELDRRAGKVVVDMTGGTEGPEEAIERLADAGVGTLVGMHMGDKLRKRAEKHHINVVIAGHIASDALGINLFLDELEKKGVKVIVCSGLRRVRRT; from the coding sequence ATGAAACTCAAGGAAGTATACAAGTTAGCCGTAAAGATGGGCATGTCCAAGGATCCTCGGGGTGTAAAGGGAGTTAAACGGGTTTTGGACAGAATCAAGGATAACTATGGGCAACTAAGGGAAGAGGAAAAGGAGTTCTTCGACATCGAGAAGCTGACCAATCCCTATTCTGACACCCGCATCCTGTGCGGCGATCCGGAGATGGAGATAACCGGGATTCTGACCGGAATTGATCTGGAGGTCCCCGAGGTCCTATTGGCCGATAGATTGAATGAAAAGGGAGAAAGGATAAACCTCCTCCTCGCGCATCATCCCGAGGGAAGCGCGTTGGCAGCTCTTCCCGAAGTCATGGCGATGCAGGCGGATATATGGGGGAAGCTCGGTGTGCCCATAAATATCGGTGACGTCCTCATCGATAAGCGCATGAAGGAGGTACACAGAGCCTTGCTTCCCTTAAATCATAATAGAGCGGTTGATGCAGCACGTCTTTTGGGATTTGCTTTCATGACCATCCACACCCCCGCGGATAATCTTGTGACCTCCTTTTTGCAGAAGATCTTCGATGAGGAAAAGCCCTATGCCGTCAAGGATATCGTGGATAGGTTGAAGAAGATACCCGAGTACAACTATGCCGCGAAGGATGGCGCCGGTCCCACCATTTTAGTTGGCGAACTGGATAGACGAGCGGGTAAGGTTGTCGTGGACATGACGGGTGGAACTGAGGGTCCCGAGGAGGCTATCGAGAGGCTGGCGGATGCCGGTGTGGGAACCCTAGTTGGAATGCACATGGGGGATAAGCTTCGAAAGAGGGCGGAGAAACATCACATAAATGTGGTCATTGCGGGGCACATAGCCAGCGATGCCCTGGGAATCAATCTCTTCCTCGATGAGCTGGAGAAAAAAGGGGTAAAGGTCATCGTCTGCTCAGGTTTAAGACGTGTTAGAAGGACTTAG
- a CDS encoding PBP1A family penicillin-binding protein translates to MSRARRRRIVRKRRGRFLRIISLGVFFTFLTLFLAAAGILASCAKDLPRLESQTAPEAAQTTKIYAADGSLIANLYAEQNRVIVSLSEIPKSLQDAVITIEDQRFYKHKGVDFEAIARAAIINLKRGKIVEGASTITQQYVKNTFITPEKTLRRKIKEAVLAYQVEKKYSKKTILEKYLNTIYFGHGCYGIETAAETFFGKKARDLNLPECALLAGLIKSPSYYSPHTNPDKAKARRDLVLKKMAELGFITAEEAAAAQAAPIQVQEIKEKPIRAPYFVEYVKQILIDKYGANAVFKGGMRVFTTLDLKMQAYAEEAAWSTLNRPEDPSAAIVAIDPKTGYIKVIVGGRDFNTQKFNLAVQGRRQAGSSFKTFVLATAIEDGISPNKVYQSTPLTIRLPGKDWRVRNATEGSGGPPMTLREGTIKSVNAVFARLIMEVGAKNVVSIAKKMGITSPLDPNPAIALGGLKIGVSPLEMASAYGTLANHGVHCKPSGILKITDSKGKVLEENKVDEKMAINPMTAYVVTDILQDVIKYGTGRRANIQRPAAGKTGTTQNYRDAWFIGYTPDLAASVWVGYPQGQIEMKNVHGIRVVGGSFPAQIWAKFMYKALEDTPPSRFPVPESEVVRVKVCKDSGLLASIYCPNLVTRTFVRGTEPTKLCNIHTAPQRVIVPNVVGLTAEEAKTILTEVGFKVNQVDEVYPGVPKGEVFNQKPKERTKAEPGSTVTISVSAGEPVSQKTTVPNVLGIEEHEAIRSIDRAGLLAIVSYEKTSISSENGRVIKQNPLGGTTVDRGSNVSIRVARHEGS, encoded by the coding sequence GTGTCGAGAGCAAGGAGACGGAGAATAGTCAGAAAAAGGAGGGGTCGATTCTTAAGGATTATAAGCCTAGGAGTCTTTTTCACCTTTCTCACCCTCTTCCTAGCTGCAGCAGGGATTTTAGCGAGCTGCGCCAAGGATCTCCCCAGACTGGAAAGTCAAACAGCCCCTGAAGCCGCCCAAACCACCAAAATCTATGCTGCCGACGGTTCCCTGATAGCAAACCTTTACGCCGAACAAAATAGGGTCATCGTCTCCTTAAGCGAAATCCCCAAGAGCCTTCAAGATGCCGTAATAACCATAGAAGATCAGAGATTTTACAAGCATAAGGGGGTGGACTTTGAAGCAATAGCTCGAGCCGCGATCATAAATCTTAAAAGAGGAAAAATAGTGGAAGGAGCAAGCACAATAACTCAACAATACGTCAAAAATACCTTCATCACACCCGAAAAAACATTGAGAAGGAAGATAAAAGAGGCGGTTTTGGCCTATCAAGTGGAGAAAAAGTATTCAAAGAAAACCATCTTGGAAAAGTATCTGAATACCATCTACTTCGGACACGGTTGTTATGGAATAGAGACCGCCGCCGAAACATTTTTCGGAAAGAAAGCCAGGGATTTGAATCTCCCGGAATGTGCTTTATTGGCTGGACTCATTAAATCCCCCAGCTATTATTCCCCCCACACTAACCCCGATAAGGCAAAGGCCCGTCGCGACCTGGTCCTAAAAAAGATGGCGGAACTTGGATTCATAACCGCGGAGGAAGCTGCAGCCGCCCAAGCCGCCCCCATTCAAGTTCAGGAAATTAAGGAAAAACCAATTCGAGCTCCTTACTTTGTGGAATACGTCAAGCAAATCCTCATCGATAAATATGGAGCCAACGCAGTTTTCAAAGGGGGCATGCGCGTTTTTACTACTTTGGATCTAAAGATGCAAGCTTATGCCGAAGAGGCAGCGTGGTCTACCCTCAATCGACCAGAGGATCCCAGTGCCGCCATCGTGGCTATAGATCCAAAAACTGGTTATATAAAGGTTATCGTCGGAGGGAGAGATTTCAATACCCAAAAATTTAATCTGGCCGTTCAGGGAAGACGGCAAGCTGGGTCCTCCTTTAAGACCTTCGTCCTGGCCACTGCCATTGAGGATGGCATCTCGCCAAATAAAGTTTATCAATCGACCCCCCTTACAATTAGACTCCCGGGTAAAGACTGGCGCGTCAGAAATGCAACGGAGGGAAGCGGCGGTCCTCCCATGACTCTTAGAGAAGGAACGATAAAATCGGTTAATGCCGTTTTCGCCAGGCTAATAATGGAAGTAGGTGCCAAAAATGTGGTCAGTATCGCCAAAAAGATGGGCATAACTTCCCCTCTTGACCCAAATCCTGCAATAGCTCTTGGTGGTTTAAAGATCGGAGTCTCCCCTTTGGAAATGGCTTCAGCCTATGGCACCCTCGCTAATCATGGAGTACACTGCAAGCCCTCAGGTATCTTAAAAATCACCGATTCAAAGGGGAAAGTATTGGAGGAAAATAAGGTGGATGAAAAAATGGCCATAAATCCCATGACTGCTTATGTGGTCACCGATATCCTCCAGGATGTGATCAAATATGGAACGGGGCGAAGAGCGAATATCCAACGTCCCGCCGCAGGAAAAACGGGTACGACACAAAATTATCGAGATGCTTGGTTCATCGGCTATACCCCAGATTTGGCGGCTAGTGTCTGGGTAGGTTATCCACAGGGACAAATCGAGATGAAAAACGTACATGGCATTCGAGTTGTGGGTGGTAGCTTTCCCGCCCAGATCTGGGCAAAATTCATGTACAAAGCCCTTGAGGACACTCCCCCTTCGAGATTCCCCGTTCCTGAATCAGAAGTGGTGAGGGTCAAAGTATGCAAAGATTCTGGACTTTTGGCCAGCATCTATTGTCCCAATTTGGTCACACGTACTTTTGTTAGGGGCACCGAGCCCACCAAACTTTGCAATATCCACACCGCTCCCCAAAGAGTGATCGTCCCCAATGTCGTTGGGTTGACCGCTGAGGAAGCAAAGACCATCCTTACTGAAGTTGGATTTAAAGTTAATCAGGTAGACGAGGTATATCCCGGTGTCCCCAAAGGTGAAGTTTTCAATCAAAAGCCAAAGGAACGAACCAAAGCTGAACCGGGATCCACGGTCACCATCTCCGTGAGCGCAGGCGAGCCAGTTTCGCAAAAAACCACCGTTCCCAACGTTTTAGGAATCGAAGAGCATGAAGCCATTCGATCCATCGATCGAGCTGGGCTGTTGGCTATCGTGAGTTACGAAAAAACCTCGATTTCTAGTGAGAATGGGCGAGTGATAAAACAAAACCCTCTCGGTGGAACTACAGTCGACAGGGGAAGTAACGTTTCCATTAGAGTGGCGAGGCATGAGGGTAGCTAA